CGAGGCCGCCGCCGTCGACGGCGAGGTCGTCACCCGCATCATCCACATGCGCACGCTCCACCTCGGCCCCGAGGAACTCCTGGTAGCCGCCAAGATCGCGGTGAAGCACGACGACACGGCCGCCGAGGTCGCCGCCGCCATCGACGCCGCCGAGGCCCGCATCCGCGAGGCCGTCCCGATCGCCCGCGTCATCTACCTGGAGCCCGACATCTACAGCGAGGCCGAGGCGGCCAAGGGCGCCGACCGCGAGGCGACGCCGGGCGGCCCGGCACAGCACGGCACCGAGCACTGACCCGTACGGTGACGGGGCCCGCCGAGTCGATCGGCGGGCCCCGTTGTCATTGCGCGGTGCCATAGGCGCGCTGCGCGGGTTCGGGCGTCAGGCAGGCAGGTGCCAGTTCGGGGCGACCGGAACCGGAGCCCGCCCGCGCCGCCGTACGACCCGGGCAGCGATCCCCAGCCCGACCGCGACCAGCACCAGCACCACCCCGAGCATGATCGCCGTACCGATGAGGGCGGGCACGGCGTAGCTGTCGCTCGCGCGCCCGCGGATCTCGGACTCGGCGAAGCTGCCGCCCCGGTCGTCGAGAAAGGCCCGCGAATCGAGGGCGTTCCCCCGGTTGTCACCCAGCAGGAACAGCCGCCCCTCGGGAACCCGGACGTCGTAGGCGGGAATCCCGGACCCGCCGCTCGCCTCCCCGCCCTTCAGATACGGCTCCTCGATCGGCTTCCCGTTCACGGTGACGCGCGCGGCCGTCCCCGTCCCGGTGCAGCAGGCCACGCGGTCGCCGCCCACTCCGATGACCCGCTTGACCACCAGCGCGTCGAAGCCGTACCGGTCCGGCGCCGAGAGCAGCACGACATCACCGCGCCGCACCTCGCTCCCGTCGGTCCGCTCGTAGAAGATCCGGTCACCCGGCTCGTACGTCGGCGTCATGCTCTCGCTCGACACCACGGCGCCACCGAGACCGACCCGCGCATACGCGAGCCCGCCCAGCCCCAACACCAGCCCCAGCAGCCCCACTACGACGGCCGCGACCCCAAGTCTTCGCCCAGCCCCGGACATTGCACCCCTCCCCATACGGCTTCTCCTCACCGGGCCCGTCCCCTTGCGACCCCTCAGCGGGCGGGAGCGTAGCTGGCCTCTGTGAACGGGCGGTGCGGGTCCGCGCCCAACCCCTGGGCGCGGACCCGCTCGACGCGGCTAACCGACCTCGCGCAGCACGCCGAGCACGGCCGACTCGTCCGGCGCCGCCAGCAGCCGCTCCCGGAACTCCGCGTTCATCAACTTCCGCGACAGCAGCGCCAGAATCCGCAGATGCTCGTCACCCGCGGCCGCCTCCGGTACGGCGATCATGAACACGAGCCTCGCCTTCGTACCGTCCGGAGAGTCCCACTCGACGCCCTCCGCGGACCGCGCGAAACCGACGACCGGCGCACTCACCGCATCCGTCTTGGCATGCGGAATCGCGATCTCCTCACCGAGCCCGGTCGTCCCCTGCGCCTCCCGCCGCAGCGCCGTCGCGACGAGCTCCTCCGGATCCACGACCTTCCCGGTCCGCCCCAGCAGCTCCGCCATCTCTCGGATCGCGGCCTCCTTGTCGGCGGCCCCGAGCCGAACCTTCACGGTCTGCTCGGTGAGATAGCCGGAGAGGACGTCGCCGGAGTCGCCGTCGCCTTCGGCCTCGTCCGCAGATTCGGCCTCCTTGGCTGTGTCAGCCCCGTCGGCACGGTCGCCCGGCACGGCGGCGCCGGCGGACTCGGCCGGGCCGGCCTGCTTCGGCACGCCCCCGACGCCGGCACTACCGCTCGCGCCCGTTCCGGCCCCGGCACCCGTCGCACCGACCCCGGCCCCCACCAGCACGGCCTCACGCGCACCCACGCCCAACGCGAGGCGCGATTCCCCACGCCGCCTGCGCTCGGCCAGGTCGACGAGGGCGACCGTGGTCAGCGCGGTGACGGCCGAACCGATCACCACCGCCACGAAGAACATCGGCACCCCGCTCACCGCACCCAGCACGGCCACGATCGGCCCGCCGTGCGGCACCGCGTCCTCGACGCCGGCGACCCCGGCGATCGCACCGGCGACCGCGCCACCCAGCATGTTGGCGGGGATGACCTGCGCGGGCCGCGCCGCCGCGAACGGGATCGCGCCCTCGGAGATGCCGAAGCAGCCCATGAACAGCGAGGCGAGCCCGGTCTCCCGCTCCTGCTCGGTGTACAGCCGCTTCCGTATCAGCGTGGCCAGGCCCTGCCCCAGCGGCATGACCGGGATCGCGGCCGCGCACATGCCCATGACCGTCTGGTTGCCGGTCGCGATGAGCCCGGCGCCGAACAGGAACGCCGTCTTGTTGACCGGCCCGCCCATGTCGAACGCGATCATGAGGCCCAGAATCGCCCCGAGCAGGATCGCGCTCGTGCCGGTCATTCCGCTGAGCCAGTCGGTCAGGTTCTCGAACACCCAGGAGATCGGCTTGCCGATGACGTAGATGAAGAACATGCCGAGCGCGGTGGTCGCCACGATCGGGATCACGATGATCGGCATGATCGGCCGCGCGAACTTCGGGACCGGGACCTTCTTGATCCACAACACCAGATACCCGGCGAGGAACCCGGTCACGATCGCACCGATGAACCCGGCGCCCGCCTTGGAGTCGTACAGCTCACCGGTGTTGGCGATCCAGCCACCGACCATGCCGGGCACGAGCGCGGGCCGGTCGCCGATGGCATACGCGATGTAACCGGACAGGATCGGCACCATCAGCGTGAAGCCGATGACGCCGATGTTGTTGATGTCCATCCAGAAGGAGTCCTTCGGGATGACCAGACCGCCCGACGGGTCCGTGTGCCCGCCGAGCGACAGCGAGATCGCGATCAGCAGTCCGCCGACCACGACGAACGGGATCATGTAACTGACCCCGTTCATCAGCGCCTTGTACCCGACGCTCCGTTCCTTGCCGCCGGACGCGGGGGCCGTGGGGGCACCCCCCGGTGTGTGCACCGGCGCCGACATCACACGCTCGATCAGCTGCTCCGGGTGACGAATGCCCTCGGCCACGCCCACGGTCAGCACCCGCTTGCCCGCGAAACGGCTCAGGTCCACGTCCTTGTCCGCGGCGACGATGACGCCGTCGGCATGTTTGACATCGTTGTCATCGAGAACGTTTTCAGCCCCGATGGATCCCTGCGTCTCCACCTTCATGTCGATGCCGCGGCTCTCGGCGGCCTGCGCGAGCTTTTCAGCCGCCATGTACGTGTGGGCGATGCCGGTCGGGCACGCGGTCACGGCGAGCAGCCTCAACCGCTGCTGCTCGCCGTCGCCGCCGCCCGTGGGGGGAGGGCCGGCCGGAATGGTCACGTCGATCTCCTAACGCCTTTGTCGTGCGGAAACGCCGTCCCAGGCGCCCGCAAGATCGATCAGATGTTCCGATCTCCAGGCATCCTGCCCCACCTCCCCGCAGGCTCATAGGGCCGGAATTCCCGGAACGTCCCGGTCTGCCGCCACCTGTGAACCGTTCGTTGGTGTCCTGTTATCGCTCCCGCACGCGACCGTCACCTGACCTGCCGCCCGCCTCCGAGCGGCCCCTCTCCTCACCCACCCTTGGACCCCTTGATGGCTCGATCTGTTCGGAGGTGGACTGGGGGCGGCCGGGCGTCCCGGTGTAGCTTGGGACAGAGCCAGACGTCGCTGCTGATGGCGGTCGGGCGGTCCCGACAAGGACCGGCCGAGGGAGAGAGGGCCTCCGACGGACTGCGCTGCGCGTACGCGGGCATGCCTGTGTCCTCTTCGGGCACCCCGGTGTCCGCCGCCGCGCAGACCAGCCGTACCCACCCTCGCCCCAACCCCGAGGAGCAGCTCGTAATGACGACTGTCGAGAACCGACAGGACTTCAAGGTCGCCGACCTCTCCCTGGCCGCGTTCGGCCGCAAGGAGATCACCCTCGCCGAGCACGAGATGCCCGGCCTGATGGCGATCCGCAAGGAGTACGCCGAGGCCCAGCCGCTCGCCGGCGCCCGCGTCACCGGCTCCCTGCACATGACGGTGCAGACCGCCGTCCTCATCGAGACCCTGGTCGCCCTCGGCGCCGAGGTCCGCTGGGCGTCCTGCAACATCTTCTCCACCCAGGACCACGCCGCCGCGGCGATCGCCGTCGGCCCGAACGGCACGCCCGAGAACCCGCAGGGCGTCCCGGTCTTCGCCTGGAAGGGCGAGACCCTGGAGGAGTACTGGTGGTGCACGGAGCAGGCCCTGACCTGGCCGAACACCCCCACCGGCGGCCCGAACATGATCCTGGACGACGGCGGTGACGCCACCCTCCTCGTCCACAAGGGCGTCGAGTACGAGAAGGACGGCAAGGTCCCGGACGTGGACACCGCCGAGTCCGACGAGCACCGCGTCATCCTCGAACTCCTGCACCGCACCATCACGGACGGCTCGCAGAAGTGGACCCAGCTGGCGTCCGAGATCCGCGGCGTCACCGAGGAGACCACGACCGGCGTCCACCGCCTGTACGAGATGCAGCGCGACGGCGACCTCCTGTTCCCGGCGATCAACGTGAACGACGCCGTCACCAAGTCGAAGTTCGACAACAAGTACGGCTGCCGCCACTCGCTCATCGACGGCATCAACCGCGCCACCGACGTCCTGATCGGCGGCAAGACCGCGGTCGTCTGCGGCTACGGCGACGTGGGCAAGGGCTGCGCGGAGTCCCTGCGCGGCCAGGGCGCCCGCGTGATCATCACCGAGATCGACCCGATCTGCGCCCTCCAGGCGGCGATGGACGGCTACCAGGTCACGACCCTCGACGAGGTCGTCGACAAGGCCGACATCTTCATCACCACCACCGGTAACAAGGACATCATCATGGCCTCGGACATGGCCAAGATGAAGCACCAGGCGATCGTCGGCAACATCGGTCACTTCGACAACGAGATCGACATGGCCGGCCTCGCCAAGTTCCCGGGCATCGTCAAGGACGAGGTCAAGCCGCAGGTCCACACCTGGACCTTCTCCGACGGCAAGGTACTCATCGTCCTGTCCGAGGGCCGCCTGCTGAACCTGGGCAACGCGACCGGTCACCCGTCCTTCGTGATGTCCAACTCCTTCGCCGACCAGACGCTGGCGCAGATCGAGCTGTTCACCAAGCCGGAGGTCTACCCGACCGGTGTGTACACGCTGCCCAAGCACCTGGACGAGAAGGTCGCCCGCCTCCACCTGGACTCGCTCGGCGTGAAGCTGACGACGCTCCGCCCGGAGCAGGCCGCCTACATCGGCGTCGAGGTCGAGGGCCCGTACAAGTCGGACCACTACCGCTACTGAGCCGAGCCGGCTCCGCGCGACCCGCGGCGCCGCCGAGCCGGACCGTCCGAGCCGGGTTGCCGTACGACGACACTCGTACGGCAACCAGCGGCGACAGCGGTCCACTGACCCGGCGCGACCCGCTTCGCAGCGGCAGTACCTCCGAGGCAGGCCCCCGCACCCCCGTGCCGGGGGCCTGCCTCTTTGGCCCGCATGGCCGGCCCACGTAGCCTCATCTGCCGAAGTGGCCGGGACCAGCCCGTCCGTCAGCCCCCAGGACCCCGATGCCCCGCGGCCGTTATTCGCTCCACGATCCGCACGATCACACCCCCCTCGCTGAAGAACACTTCCACTGCGCCCCCGGCCCTTCCGGCTGGCGCTACGTCGCCCAGCTGACCACCCCCGCGGGCGATCACAGCGGCTCCGTCGACCTCGCCCTGGACGAACTCGGCCGCCCCATCCGTCTCGAGCTCCACGCCGGCGGCTGGCAGGTACGCGGCGCCGCTCTGGACGGCGTCACCTGGGTCCGCACCGACCCCACGGGAGTCCACGCCACGGAAGGCAATGTGCGCGCCCACGCCTTCACCGGCACGTCCCCCGCGTTCCTCATCGCCACCACCCGTCTCCTCCGCCTCACCCCTTCCGGCTCGGCAACCCGTGTCCGCCTCGTGGCCTTCACGGACCCGGTCCTCGCCCCCCGTACCGTGGACCAGTCCTGGGCCTTGGTGGAAAGACAAACACACGCCACTGACAACGGCCCCCTGACCGTGGACGAATACCAGGTCACAGCCCTGGACACCGGCGAGCAGCACGCCGTGCACATCGCCGGCGACGTGGTCCTCTCGGCACCCGGCATCGAGCTGGAGGACCTGGAATCCCCACCGTCCCCGCTCGCCTGATCCGCTCAGGCGGGAGGAGCGAAGCCCGTGGCAGGCGGCTCGTCCTGCGGCACCGGAGGAGCC
The DNA window shown above is from Streptomyces chartreusis and carries:
- the lepB gene encoding signal peptidase I, which codes for MSGAGRRLGVAAVVVGLLGLVLGLGGLAYARVGLGGAVVSSESMTPTYEPGDRIFYERTDGSEVRRGDVVLLSAPDRYGFDALVVKRVIGVGGDRVACCTGTGTAARVTVNGKPIEEPYLKGGEASGGSGIPAYDVRVPEGRLFLLGDNRGNALDSRAFLDDRGGSFAESEIRGRASDSYAVPALIGTAIMLGVVLVLVAVGLGIAARVVRRRGRAPVPVAPNWHLPA
- a CDS encoding fructose-specific PTS transporter subunit EIIC, producing MTIPAGPPPTGGGDGEQQRLRLLAVTACPTGIAHTYMAAEKLAQAAESRGIDMKVETQGSIGAENVLDDNDVKHADGVIVAADKDVDLSRFAGKRVLTVGVAEGIRHPEQLIERVMSAPVHTPGGAPTAPASGGKERSVGYKALMNGVSYMIPFVVVGGLLIAISLSLGGHTDPSGGLVIPKDSFWMDINNIGVIGFTLMVPILSGYIAYAIGDRPALVPGMVGGWIANTGELYDSKAGAGFIGAIVTGFLAGYLVLWIKKVPVPKFARPIMPIIVIPIVATTALGMFFIYVIGKPISWVFENLTDWLSGMTGTSAILLGAILGLMIAFDMGGPVNKTAFLFGAGLIATGNQTVMGMCAAAIPVMPLGQGLATLIRKRLYTEQERETGLASLFMGCFGISEGAIPFAAARPAQVIPANMLGGAVAGAIAGVAGVEDAVPHGGPIVAVLGAVSGVPMFFVAVVIGSAVTALTTVALVDLAERRRRGESRLALGVGAREAVLVGAGVGATGAGAGTGASGSAGVGGVPKQAGPAESAGAAVPGDRADGADTAKEAESADEAEGDGDSGDVLSGYLTEQTVKVRLGAADKEAAIREMAELLGRTGKVVDPEELVATALRREAQGTTGLGEEIAIPHAKTDAVSAPVVGFARSAEGVEWDSPDGTKARLVFMIAVPEAAAGDEHLRILALLSRKLMNAEFRERLLAAPDESAVLGVLREVG
- the ahcY gene encoding adenosylhomocysteinase, with translation MTTVENRQDFKVADLSLAAFGRKEITLAEHEMPGLMAIRKEYAEAQPLAGARVTGSLHMTVQTAVLIETLVALGAEVRWASCNIFSTQDHAAAAIAVGPNGTPENPQGVPVFAWKGETLEEYWWCTEQALTWPNTPTGGPNMILDDGGDATLLVHKGVEYEKDGKVPDVDTAESDEHRVILELLHRTITDGSQKWTQLASEIRGVTEETTTGVHRLYEMQRDGDLLFPAINVNDAVTKSKFDNKYGCRHSLIDGINRATDVLIGGKTAVVCGYGDVGKGCAESLRGQGARVIITEIDPICALQAAMDGYQVTTLDEVVDKADIFITTTGNKDIIMASDMAKMKHQAIVGNIGHFDNEIDMAGLAKFPGIVKDEVKPQVHTWTFSDGKVLIVLSEGRLLNLGNATGHPSFVMSNSFADQTLAQIELFTKPEVYPTGVYTLPKHLDEKVARLHLDSLGVKLTTLRPEQAAYIGVEVEGPYKSDHYRY